Part of the Microcoleus sp. AS-A8 genome, GGGATCGCCGTGGTGGGTCATGTCAACGAAGTTCCGTTAGAGCCATGGGAACAACTGATGCAGGTGAACTTAATGGCACCCATGCGATTAAGCGCCTTATTTGTGGTTGATATGATTGCTCGTCAAAAGGGGCATATTGTTAATATTTCATCGATCGCAGGCTGGGCGGCACCGCCTGGGCTAACTCATTACGCCGCCAGCAAATTTGGGTTACGGGGATTTAGCGAAGGACTTTTCGATGAAGTTAAGGATTACAACGTTAAGGTGACAGCCGTTTATCCGTTTTTTAGCCGCACCCCGATTCTACAATCGAAGCGGTATGGAACACTGGCCCAGAGGAGCCAGGATTTACCAGAAAACTGGATAACCGAGCCAGCAAACGTTATGCGGGAAACGATTCAAGGAATTATTCGCGATCAATTG contains:
- a CDS encoding SDR family NAD(P)-dependent oxidoreductase; this translates as MTQLREAVVLITGATGGFGQELTRQLLRAGSRLILTDLDKVVLYQRAESIWGEVATGEVLACLTADLASREGCESLYHQVKALGIPVDVLINNAGIAVVGHVNEVPLEPWEQLMQVNLMAPMRLSALFVVDMIARQKGHIVNISSIAGWAAPPGLTHYAASKFGLRGFSEGLFDEVKDYNVKVTAVYPFFSRTPILQSKRYGTLAQRSQDLPENWITEPANVMRETIQGIIRDQLHVFPDSVAKNIHFFKRYAPGFLDWISNEFTRRLKSGTGRH